A genomic stretch from Schistosoma haematobium chromosome 4, whole genome shotgun sequence includes:
- the TUB2_2 gene encoding Tubulin beta chain (Beta tubulin) (EggNog:ENOG4112NDK~COG:Z), with the protein MREIVHIQAGQCGNQIGAKFWEVISDEHGIDPTGTYHGDSDLQLERINVYYNEATGGKYVPRAILVDLEPGTMDSVRAGPFGQLFRPDNFVFGQSGAGNNWAKGHYTEGAELVDSVLDVVRKEAESCDCLQGFQLTHSLGGGTGSGMGTLLISKIREEYPDRIMNTFSVVPSPKVSDTVVEPYNATLSVHQLVENTDETYCIDNEALYDICFRTLKLTTPTYGDLNHLVSATMSGVTTCLRFPGQLNADLRKLAVNMVPFPRLHFFMPGFAPLTSRGSQQYRSLTVPELTQQMFDAKNMMAACDPRHGRYLTVAAIFRGRMSMKEVDEQMLNVQNKNSSYFVEWIPNNVKTAVCDIPPRGLKMSVTFIGNSTAIQELFKRVSEQFTAMFRRKAFLHWYTGEGMDEMEFTEAESNMNDLVSEYQQYQDATAEEEGEFEEEENEEA; encoded by the exons ATGCGTGAAATTGTTCATATTCAAGCTGGTCAATGTGGAAATCAAATCGGTGCAAAG TTTTGGGAAGTGATCTCAGATGAACACGGAATCGACCCAACTGGCACTTATCATGGAGATTCCGATCTACAACTAGAACGCATCAACGTATATTACAATGAAGCAACCGGTGGAAAGTATGTGCCTCGTGCCATTCTCGTCGATCTGGAACCTGGTACGATGGACAGTGTGCGTGCCGGTCCATTCGGACAACTGTTCAGACCAGACAACTTCGTGTTTGGACAGAGTGGTGCTGGAAACAACTGGGCCAAAGGACACTACACTGAAGGTGCAGAGTTGGTCGACTCAGTTCTCGATGTTGTACGCAAGGAGGCTGAATCGTGTGATTGTCTACAAGGCTTCCAACTCACCCACTCTCTAGGAGGTGGAACAGGTTCCGGAATGGGAACACTACTCATCTCGAAGATTCGTGAGGAGTATCCAGACCGCATCATGAACACATTCTCAGTGGTCCCTTCACCTAAG GTCTCCGACACAGTCGTCGAACCATACAACGCCACACTCTCTGTTCACCAACTCGTTGAGAACACCGACGAAACATACTGCATTGACAACGAAGCACTCTACGACATATGCTTCCGTACTCTGAAACTCACCACACCCACCTATGGAGACTTGAACCACTTGGTCAGTGCAACTATGTCAGGAGTGACAACATGTCTGAGATTCCCTGGTCAGCTGAATGCTGACTTGAGGAAACTCGCTGTGAACATGGTGCCATTCCCACGTCTCCACTTCTTCATGCCTGGATTCGCACCTCTCACTAGTCGCGGCAGTCAACAGTATCGTTCTCTCACCGTTCCCGAGTTGACTCAACAGATGTTCGATGCGAAGAACATGATGGCTGCATGCGATCCACGACACGGACGATATCTCACAGTGGCTGCAATATTTCGAGGTCGTATGTCCATGAAGGAGGTTGATGAGCAGATGCTCAACGTGCAGAACAAGAACTCAAGCTATTTTGTTGAATGGATCCCGAACAACGTGAAAACGGCAGTGTGTGACATTCCACCACGAGGTCTGAAAATGTCAGTCACTTTCATAGGGAACAGTACAGCTATTCAGGAGTTGTTCAAACGTGTTAGTGAACAATTCACAGCCATGTTCAGACGTAAAGCTTTCTTGCATTGGTACACAGGTGAGGGTATGGATGAGATGGAATTTACAGAGGCAGAATCAAATATGAACGATCTTGTCAGTGAATATCAACAGTACCAAGATGCAACTGCTGAAGAAGAAGGAGAgtttgaagaagaagaaaatgaaGAAGCATAA
- a CDS encoding hypothetical protein (EggNog:ENOG4112QAY~COG:T), translating into MNHLFSLDTFNSKETSNLKKPIIIEAPNDHITNENILEFTCKAEANPKPLIIWYNASTNQPLEDKLQTSSYQTSIHVNKHLGKLMISNPIPGKSYSVYCNASNSIGWVISDPPVIGAVVYLNFEFHLNPSNTEADEGTNVTLECLPPKGFPKPQILWIKDNKTMINEDKIQNSHGLEFSNVKIMPNGNLRIHSASIKDTGNYACIALNPIGQRLSQSAYLHIKSLNHKYTTPKHIRIRQGQQVKLICPIHKNQSIKWSRKSKQPLIISERIQQMKEDLIIHRVLHSDSDIYMCTTLNGEIGEIHLTVETPPIFLKSPVDLLLNIGDKAKFICIANGNPKPGIYWELPDKTPIFPTDHTSLQSTSSLNRYIVHTNGTLEINSVTLKDAGKYYCIAHSSIDMVQTSAMLRIKRKKKNSTTATTTTTTTITTTTPSPPPMPTTNLNQTVTMLNIQNQMPMNKNVSKSIKYILPYIGLPPSNQTKLIGESVLIDCELPKLVKIISPNEYSNSNDHHHHHHNNNNKEYFDIQSTETWQITWKRSLISHNDTQQQHHQQTSKEIIDGIDHRYKIFPSGSLQINNLQLNDTGLYTCLLIDHRNISYQMTMLLNVLLYKINKTIIDYLQEYPITSPNHLYIINKTEQTITLTWKPPLIYYNKYNYDQSILSINYWIEIYTPKKLYDGWLIIERNWPINIITLNGLQYNIPYYIIIRARLGNGRIGWASYPYGPLIIHKNQYITKSIEIKNIQLTVLSPKSIHISWNLYEYAYILSQIHGYIIYYRHVEHMKCLHGNYLHNVHLMKHYCSLNPINYHTSINNNEMYHQLELMKQIYQEEYEQNNTDSITSLPGVISTITIEEHYKMNNNEFKQPIHHKVTTLLNKLKPFHCYEIGIKAFSNKFIMNHLETTDIFTHTALTYETSPLSPPRNIIINWLLDNNNNKIEVNWLPPPISDWNGIILGYIIYIHNELLNLYQTMNVSSNHRNLLIHLKKLPKLFHIQLAAYTCIGIGIKSESIKIDLDQKINLQKNDHELSIIKTIEDLKLSSSSSIFTNDSINDHKLIHQSWFISVMMSSLLAWCILFSVCLICWLHRNKFCKKQLTYQLSQSTNVDHKHCKPNTNNINDQSMIQTNGYSNHHHHISNRSITISSSSGEQTFDIKTQPQISYLSMRQSSGNNSNDSSKSYGLPYTEYSDESHMRSSSKTMDHFRTGNNMIGSPINNNNSIKPQLFQTVTRQFTSNSPYFTNDIHDPIKTNSLHFTSPSQTSSEPFDSAIYLEQISNKQQHLNDSSGSILTPPTLITTINGDQINDCINEQIYSPIVTPYATASIIPNENCDIGLQSPKQQIHSNNPNHTNHHQQQHHHHHHQQQHHHHQQQQQHHNHLINDNTSQNMYITCMDLANCQKATNIPSSL; encoded by the coding sequence atgaatcatttattttcattggATACTTTCAATTCCAAAGAGACTAGTAACTTAAAAAAACCAATCATTATTGAAGCACCAAATGATCATATTACTAATGAGAATATACTAGAATTTACATGTAAAGCTGAAGCTAATCCAAAACCTTTAATTATCTGGTATAATGCAAGTACAAATCAACCACTTGAAGATAAATTACAAACGAGTAGTTATCAAACAAGTATACATGTGAATAAACACTTAGGTAAATTAATGATCTCTAATCCAATACCAGGAAAATCTTATTCTGTTTACTGTAATGCATCTAATTCAATTGGTTGGGTAATAAGTGATCCACCTGTGATTGGAGCAGTTGTCTATTTaaattttgaatttcatttaaatccaTCGAATACTGAAGCTGATGAAGGAACTAATGTAACACTTGAATGTCTACCTCCAAAAGGTTTTCCAAAACCTCAAATTTTATGGATCAAAGATAATAAAACTATGATCAATGAAGATAAAATACAAAATTCTCATGGTTTAGAGTTTTCAAATGTTAAAATTATGCCAAATGGTAATTTAAGAATACATTCAGCTAGTATTAAAGATACAGGAAATTATGCTTGTATTGCATTGAATCCAATTGGACAAAGACTATCTCAATCAGCTTATTTACATATCAAATCATTGAATCATAAATATACAACTCCAAAACATATTCGAATAAGACAAGGTCAACAAGTCAAGTTAATTTGTCCAATTcataaaaatcaatcaataaaatggaGTCGTAAATCAAAACAACCTCTTATTATATCTGAAAGAATTCAACAAATGAAAGAAGATTTAATCATTCATCGTGTACTACATTCGGATTCGGATATTTATATGTGTACTACATTGAATGGTGAAATAGGTGAAATACATCTGACTGTTGAAACACCACCAATATTCTTAAAATCACCTGTTGATTTACTCTTAAATATTGGTGATAAAGCTAAATTTATATGTATAGCTAATGGTAATCCTAAACCTGGTATTTATTGGGAATTACCAGATAAAACTCCAATTTTTCCAACAGATCATACTTCATTACAATCTACATCATCATTAAATAGATATATTGTTCATACTAATGGTACATTAGAAATTAATTCAGTAACATTAAAAGATGCTGGTAAATATTATTGTATTGCACATTCATCTATTGATATGGTACAAACAAGTGCTATGCTAAGAATAAAACgtaaaaaaaagaattcaacAACCGCCaccaccacaaccaccaccactATCACAACAACtacaccatcaccaccaccgaTGCCAACAACAAATTTAAATCAAACTGTTACTATGTTAAACATTCAAAATCAAATGCCTATGAATAAAAATGTatcaaaatcaataaaatatatattaccATATATTGGATTACCCCCATCGAATCAAACAAAATTAATTGGAGAATCTGTACTTATTGATTGTGAATTACCAAAATTAGTTAAAATTATTTCTCCTAATGAATATTCAAATTcaaatgatcatcatcatcatcatcataataataataataaggaatacTTTGATATTCAAAGTACTGAAACTTGGCAAATTACATGGAAACGATCATTGATATCACACAATGatacacaacaacaacaccaccaACAAACAAGTAAAGAAATCATTGATGGAATAGATCATCGATATAAAATATTTCCAAGTGGTAGTttacaaattaataatttacaattaaatgaTACTGGTCTATATACATGTCTATTAATAGATCATCGTAATATCAGTTATCAAATGACAATGCtattaaatgtattattatataaaatcaataaaacaattattgattatttacaaGAATATCCAATAACATCACcaaatcatttatatattattaataaaacagaACAAACAATCACATTAACATGGAAACCACCattgatttattataataaatataattatgatCAATCAATATTATCGATTAATTATTGGATTGAAATATATACACCTAAAAAATTATATGATGGTTGGTTAATCATTGAACGTAATTGGCcaataaatattattacattAAATGGTTTACAATATAATATACCATATTATATCATTATACGTGCTAGATTAGGTAATGGTCGTATAGGATGGGCAAGTTATCCATACGGACCattaatcattcataaaaatcaatatattacaaaatcaatagaaattaaaaatattcaattaacTGTATTATCGCCTAAATCAATACATATTAGTTGGAATCTATATGAATATGCCTATATCTTATCACAAATTCATggttatattatatattatcgTCATGTAGAACATATGAAATGTTTACATGGCAACTATTTACATAATGTTCATTTAATGAAACATTATTGTAGTTTAAATCCTATCAATTATCATACATctatcaataataatgaaatgtatcATCAATTAGAATTGATGAAACAAATTTATCAAGAAGaatatgaacaaaataataCAGATTCTATTACATCATTACCTGGTGTTATATCAACTATAACAATAGAAGAACATTATaagatgaataataatgaattcaaaCAACCTATTCATCATAAAGTAAcaacattattaaataaattaaaaccatTTCATTGTTATGAAATAGGTATTAAAGCATTTTctaataaatttataatgaatcaTTTAGAAACTACTGATATATTTACACATACAGCATTAACTTATGAAACTAGTCCATTATCACCACCTAGAAACATAATTATCAATTGGTTATtagataacaacaataataagatAGAAGTGAATTGGTTACCACCACCTATCTCTGATTGGAATGGTATTATACTtggttatattatatatatacataatgaattattaaatttatatcaaACTATGAATGTTAGTTCAAACCATAGAAacttattaattcatttaaagaaattaccaaaattatttcatattcaatTAGCTGCTTATACATGTATTGGTATTGGGATTAAAAGTGAATCAATCAAAATTGATCTTGatcaaaaaattaatttacaaaaaaacGATCATGAATTATCGATtattaaaactattgaagatctcaaattatcatcatcatcttctatATTCACAAATGATTCAATAAACGATcataaattaattcatcaatcATGGTTTATTAGTGTAATGATGAGTAGTTTATTAGCATGGTGTATTCTATTCAGTGTATGTCTTATATGTTGGTTACATCGtaataaattttgtaaaaaaCAATTGACATATCAATTATCACAATCTACTAATGTAGATCATAAACATTGTAaaccaaatacaaataatatcaaTGATCAATCTATGATACAAACGAATGGTTattcaaatcatcatcatcatataagTAATAGATCTATAACTATCAGTAGTAGTTCAGGTGAACAAACATTTGACATAAAAACCCAACCTCAAATTTCTTATTTATCCATGAGACAATCATCAGGGAATAATTCAAATGATAGTTCAAAGAGTTATGGTTTACCATATACAGAATATTCCGATGAATCACATATGAGATCTTCATCTAAGACAATGGATCATTTTCGTACAGGGAATAACATGATCGGAAGTcctataaacaataataattctatTAAACCACAATTATTTCAAACAGTTACTAGacaatttacttcaaattcaccATATTTTACTAATGATATACATGATCCTATCAAAACAAATTCATTACATTTTACATCTCCATCACAAACTAGTTCTGAACCATTTGATTCAGCTATTTATTTAGAacaaatatcaaataaacaacaacatttGAATGATTCATCTGGTTCTATATTAACACCGCCAACATTAATCACTACTATCAATGGTGATCAAATAAATGATTGTATAAATGAACAAATTTATTCACCTATTGTAACACCATATGCAACTGCATCTATTATACCAAATGAAAATTGTGATATTGGATTACAATCACCAAAACAAcaaattcattcaaataatccTAACCATACGaatcatcatcagcagcagcaccatcatcatcatcatcagcagcagcatcatcatcatcaacaacaacaacagcatcaTAATCATCTTATCAATGATAATACTTCACAAAATATGTATATAACATGTATGGATTTAGCTAATTGTCAAAAAGCTACTAATATACCAAGTTCCTTATAA